Proteins encoded within one genomic window of Equus przewalskii isolate Varuska chromosome 3, EquPr2, whole genome shotgun sequence:
- the LOC103557632 gene encoding UDP-glucuronosyltransferase 2B31-like isoform X2 has protein sequence MSLKWISVLLLLQLSSYFSPGSAGKVLVWPTEYSHWINMKTILDELVQRGHEVSVLTSSASILVDPNKPSAIKFEMYPTYLKKHDFEIFFGKVIDKWTYDLPKSTFWTYFSQLQELFWEYSDCIEKLCKDAVLNKKLIKKLQDSRFDVVLSDAVGPCGELLAEILKIPLVYSLRFIPGYKTEKYSGGLPFPPSYVPVVMSELSDQMTFMERVKNMIYVIYFDFWFQTFNEKKWDQFYSKVLGRPTTLFELMGKAEMWLIRTYWDFEFPRPLLPNFEFVGGLHCKPTKPLPKEMEEFAQSSGENGIVVFTLGSMVRNMTEERANVIASALAQIPQKVIWRFDGKKPDALGPNTRLYKWIPQNDLLGHPKTKAFITHGGTNGIYEAIYHGIPMVGIPLFADQPDNIVHMKAKGAAVSLDFSTMSSTDLLNALKTVINDPSYKENAMKLSRIHHDQPVKPLDRAVFWIEFVMRHKGAKHLRPASHDLNWFQYHFLDYHSVDVIGFLLACVATSVFVISKCLLCCWKFAKTGKKE, from the exons ATGTCTCTGAAATGGATTTCAGTTCTTCTGCTGCTACAGCTGAGTTCTTACTTTAGCCCTGGGAGTGCTGGAAAGGTGCTGGTGTGGCCCACAGAATACAGCCATTGGATAAATATGAAGACAATCCTGGATGAACTTGTCCAGAGAGGTCATGAAGTGAGCGTTCTGACGTCTTCAGCTTCCATTCTTGTTGATCCCAACAAACCCTCTGCTATTAAATTTGAGATGTAccctacatatttaaaaaaacatgattttgagattttttttgggAAAGTGATTGATAAATGGACGTATGATCTGCCAAAATCCACATTTTGGACATATTTTTCACAATTGCAAGAATTATTTTGGGAATATTCTGATTGTATTGAAAAGCTCTGTAAAGATGCAGTTTTGAACAAGAAACTTATAAAAAAACTACAAGATTCCAGGTTTGATGTTGTTCTTTCAGATGCCGTTGGGCCCTGTGGTGAGCTGCTGGCTGAGATACTGAAAATACCTTTAGTGTACAGTCTCCGCTTCATTCCAGgctataaaactgaaaaatatagtgGAGGACTTCCATTCCCACCTTCCTATGTACCTGTTGTTATGTCAGAATTAAGTGATCAAATGACATTCATGGAAAGGgtaaaaaatatgatatatgtgatttattttgacttttggtTCCAAACATTTAATGAGAAGAAGTGGGATCAGTTCTACAGCAAAGTACTAG GAAGACCCACTACATTATTTGAGTTAATGGGGAAAGCTGAAATGTGGCTCATTCGAACCTATTGGGATTTTGAATTTCCTCGCCCTCTCTTACCAAATTTTGAATTTGTTGGAGGACTTCACTGCAAACCTACCAAACCTCTGCCTAAG GAAATGGAAGAGTTTGCCCAGAGCTCCGGAGAAAATGGTATTGTGGTGTTTACTCTGGGGTCGATGGTCAGGaacatgacagaagaaagagccaATGTAATTGCATCAGCCCTTGCCCAGATTCCACAAAAG GTTATATGGAGATTTGATGGCAAGAAACCTGATGCCTTAGGGCCAAATACTCGGCTCTATAAGTGGATTCCCCAAAATGACCTTCTTG GTCATCCAAAAACCAAAGCCTTTATAACTCATGGTGGAACCAATGGCATCTATGAGGCGATCTACCATGGGATCCCTATGGTGGGCATTCCTTTGTTTGCGGATCAACCTGATAACATTGTTCACATGAAGGCCAAGGGAGCAGCTGTTAGCTTGGACTTCAGTACAATGTCAAGTACAGATTTGCTCAATGCTTTGAAGACAGTCATTAATGACCCATC ATATAAAGAGAATGCCATGAAATTATCAAGAATTCATCATGATCAACCAGTGAAGCCTCTAGATCGAGCAGTCTTCTGGATCGAGTTTGTCATGCGCCACAAAGGAGCCAAACACCTGCGGCCAGCCTCCCATGACCTCAACTGGTTCCAGTACCACTTTTTGGAT TACCACTCTGTGGATGTGATTGGGTTCCTACTGGCCTGTGTGGCAACATCTGTATTTGTCATCTCAAAATGTCTGCTTTGTTGCTGGAAGTTTGctaaaacaggaaagaaggaataa
- the LOC103557632 gene encoding UDP-glucuronosyltransferase 2B31-like isoform X1: MSLKWISVLLLLQLSSYFSPGSAGKVLVWPTEYSHWINMKTILDELVQRGHEVSVLTSSASILVDPNKPSAIKFEMYPTYLKKHDFEIFFGKVIDKWTYDLPKSTFWTYFSQLQELFWEYSDCIEKLCKDAVLNKKLIKKLQDSRFDVVLSDAVGPCGELLAEILKIPLVYSLRFIPGYKTEKYSGGLPFPPSYVPVVMSELSDQMTFMERVKNMIYVIYFDFWFQTFNEKKWDQFYSKVLGRPTTLFELMGKAEMWLIRTYWDFEFPRPLLPNFEFVGGLHCKPTKPLPKEMEEFAQSSGENGIVVFTLGSMVRNMTEERANVIASALAQIPQKVIWRFDGKKPDALGPNTRLYKWIPQNDLLGHPKTKAFITHGGTNGIYEAIYHGIPMVGIPLFADQPDNIVHMKAKGAAVSLDFSTMSSTDLLNALKTVINDPSYKENAMKLSRIHHDQPVKPLDRAVFWIEFVMRHKGAKHLRPASHDLNWFQYHFLDVIGFLLACVATAIFTITKCCLICCQKFSITEKKEKRE; the protein is encoded by the exons ATGTCTCTGAAATGGATTTCAGTTCTTCTGCTGCTACAGCTGAGTTCTTACTTTAGCCCTGGGAGTGCTGGAAAGGTGCTGGTGTGGCCCACAGAATACAGCCATTGGATAAATATGAAGACAATCCTGGATGAACTTGTCCAGAGAGGTCATGAAGTGAGCGTTCTGACGTCTTCAGCTTCCATTCTTGTTGATCCCAACAAACCCTCTGCTATTAAATTTGAGATGTAccctacatatttaaaaaaacatgattttgagattttttttgggAAAGTGATTGATAAATGGACGTATGATCTGCCAAAATCCACATTTTGGACATATTTTTCACAATTGCAAGAATTATTTTGGGAATATTCTGATTGTATTGAAAAGCTCTGTAAAGATGCAGTTTTGAACAAGAAACTTATAAAAAAACTACAAGATTCCAGGTTTGATGTTGTTCTTTCAGATGCCGTTGGGCCCTGTGGTGAGCTGCTGGCTGAGATACTGAAAATACCTTTAGTGTACAGTCTCCGCTTCATTCCAGgctataaaactgaaaaatatagtgGAGGACTTCCATTCCCACCTTCCTATGTACCTGTTGTTATGTCAGAATTAAGTGATCAAATGACATTCATGGAAAGGgtaaaaaatatgatatatgtgatttattttgacttttggtTCCAAACATTTAATGAGAAGAAGTGGGATCAGTTCTACAGCAAAGTACTAG GAAGACCCACTACATTATTTGAGTTAATGGGGAAAGCTGAAATGTGGCTCATTCGAACCTATTGGGATTTTGAATTTCCTCGCCCTCTCTTACCAAATTTTGAATTTGTTGGAGGACTTCACTGCAAACCTACCAAACCTCTGCCTAAG GAAATGGAAGAGTTTGCCCAGAGCTCCGGAGAAAATGGTATTGTGGTGTTTACTCTGGGGTCGATGGTCAGGaacatgacagaagaaagagccaATGTAATTGCATCAGCCCTTGCCCAGATTCCACAAAAG GTTATATGGAGATTTGATGGCAAGAAACCTGATGCCTTAGGGCCAAATACTCGGCTCTATAAGTGGATTCCCCAAAATGACCTTCTTG GTCATCCAAAAACCAAAGCCTTTATAACTCATGGTGGAACCAATGGCATCTATGAGGCGATCTACCATGGGATCCCTATGGTGGGCATTCCTTTGTTTGCGGATCAACCTGATAACATTGTTCACATGAAGGCCAAGGGAGCAGCTGTTAGCTTGGACTTCAGTACAATGTCAAGTACAGATTTGCTCAATGCTTTGAAGACAGTCATTAATGACCCATC ATATAAAGAGAATGCCATGAAATTATCAAGAATTCATCATGATCAACCAGTGAAGCCTCTAGATCGAGCAGTCTTCTGGATCGAGTTTGTCATGCGCCACAAAGGAGCCAAACACCTGCGGCCAGCCTCCCATGACCTCAACTGGTTCCAGTACCACTTTTTGGATGTGATTGGGTTCCTGCTGGCCTGTGTGGCAACTGCTATATTTACCATCACAAAATGTTGTCTGATTTGTTGCCAGAAGTTTTCTataacagaaaagaaggaaaaaagggagtaG